The genomic segment ATGGTTCATTCAAAACAACCTTACATTGGTTAGAGATTTTGGTTTCATTTTCGAATAAACATTTTAAGATCCGACCACCACCAGGTATGATCCAACGACAATATTCACTTACATCCTCTTTACAAAGGCCTTGTGACTTATTTTTCATGGTATCCGATAGTGCACTCTGGCCAGCTTCACAGGCATCTGATAAATTTTTCCCGCGTTCTTTCAAACATTGTAAAATCCTAGCTTTGGTAAGTTTTACTCCTTGGCAATAGGTTGCAATCTCTGGCTGACAAACTTCATAAATAGATTTTGACTCTGCATACAAACTTAACTGAAAACAGAATAAAAGAATGAGTAAATTTGGCTTCATATTGAGAATCTTTCCTTATTTTTAAAAATACAATCGTAAACAAACCTGATTCTAAAATCAATTTTCGAATCTGTAAATCAAGAAACTAAGTCCAATATATTGCAATATTGAACCTTACTTTAGACGGAATTGCTTGATTTTACCTGTTCCCAAGGGGCACTTTCACCTGTAAAACTCCTAACCTCAGCAAAAATACCCTTTTGGAAAGATTCTAAGTGCATTAACAAATATTATCTGGTGTTTTCCCCAAAAAAACATCCAAACGTGAATTCATTACCATGTTTTTTATAAAATTAAGTACAAACTAACAAATGTAATGTTTATTTCTTGACTGTTATGCGATAATTAAGCACACTATATAATATATAAATATTTATGAATATATTAATTAAAAAATATACTTTCGTTCCACTTTTCCTATTAGCTATTTTTTACTCATGTAATCCAAAAGATTCCGACCAAGATAAGGAAATATTGGGATTACTTGCTTTACCTAGTGTTTCAGGAAATGCCACCTCCTCTTCTGGTGTCTGCAATGGATATACTATCTATGATCTAAGTGCTGTTCCCGTTGATTTTAGACCAACAACAGGAATTATTTATATGAATGTAATCGCAAAAGTTGGCTCAGTTTTGACAGTAAATTCAACGACAACTTCTTTGAATTCTGTAAATGGTTACATATTTAATCCTTTTCATTTCGTTCAAAGAATTTCTTGTCCAATCAGTGGCTCTCCCAGTATGACAACGGTTTATAATGAAGTTCGAACTGCAAATAGAGTCACTTTGACATTTACAGTTGCAGGAACTTATGGACTTCAACTTTTTACTAGCACAAGCAGTTTGAATGCTGTTACTGATTTAAATGCAACTTTTATTGAATAATCTCTATCGTTGGTAAAGAGAGAAAAGGAAAGATGAGGGTATTTTTAAAAAGTACCCCAATTTTA from the Leptospira terpstrae serovar Hualin str. LT 11-33 = ATCC 700639 genome contains:
- a CDS encoding cysteine rich repeat-containing protein; translated protein: MKPNLLILLFCFQLSLYAESKSIYEVCQPEIATYCQGVKLTKARILQCLKERGKNLSDACEAGQSALSDTMKNKSQGLCKEDVSEYCRWIIPGGGRILKCLFENETKISNQCKVVLNEP